A genomic segment from Anticarsia gemmatalis isolate Benzon Research Colony breed Stoneville strain chromosome 14, ilAntGemm2 primary, whole genome shotgun sequence encodes:
- the LOC142978414 gene encoding uncharacterized protein LOC142978414, with product MWRRGCAALAALALLAAARGAAGGCGVAEFACRSGACVRLDAYCDSVAQCADGSDEPPHCTPCNRTYYGRVGVAYAVAVRGAPRAPFLCHLTFTAGGAAHGDLVQLAFDKFQVGRYEPGALDGCPDGYMQLSELGRPFTGGSWCGEADGAALYYSETATVTVSVKLFRMRLGEPFGFKLRYKFLAQRDAVVRFGAMEAPLERGAVSPGTYCTRTYEECHRKPCRLQSPNYPGMYPRNVTCYWSLRQKDIPTCKHAMISVRQEYSHKMQIKRSISMASLNKTGRVVRAWRECTGERDRLIFYDGASTDDPVLVEYCGGDWLPRVTSRGPEMLVAFHSSPFSAPLRPPAPPAPLRGFELDVDVVFADSDSLDYAREARRCEFHVKASSSEEETNSTTTAGGRGRRGRLRAPAHTLPPNTTCTWTFHGRPGDLVWIYFSSFTQYSLVEPRRVESAERDEDNGVTPRVALAAQYSGEARPRPSSGACAVELRIWDGGGADEAGARPLGRYCDTAPALCARAALANATRSPRPCAPPDGYVSAAPLLSLAATSLPGTATHPLEFALHYEFVDARLEGSAMPPDVRRAPAVPAECARVLTSPGPFASPRNALWFGRGGARRLRCVYRLQTEGGRVVLDLQSATFGKEPRCTTRTDPITGRPVCAPEPLEPRPDEPDVADESLADFDGDDDAPLRVPHLRIYESPWPGYRVPVACICDNSTAPLRLESGGPALELELVSRSLLAGEDHRHVQFRGVWTRAPGPAPPCAKTRRLPPPGTRLHLSYPYSNDRLSECGEAPFLLEARGNRSVFLRVWGEELPLPTAAGAGDAPPCATTNRVLVYEAHSSRLVRVICPGAGAGTRTVHVFTDEWWGRGARPGALLVAWAAREPGAARLAWMELWRAGPAPRPLAPGEAWPNATAACLHPCAALAACMAPALWCDGEADCPGGGDEAGACGAGARLLAALTAPGGVGAAAAAAAGAAALALLVVAALRRRRRAPADKQLLGALAAGRRLTEELLYDASRASSAASS from the exons ATGTGGCGGCGCGGGtgcgcggcgctggcggcgctggcgctgctggcggcggcgcgcggcgcggcgggcggctgCGGCGTGGCGGAGTTCGCGTGCCGCAGCGGCGCCTGCGTGCGCCTGGACGCCTACTGCGACTCGGTGGCGCAGTGCGCGGACGGCAGCGACGAGCCGCCGCACTGCACGCCCTGCAACCGCACGTACTACGGGCGCGTGGGCGTCGCCTACGCCGTGGCGGTGCGCGGGGCCCCGCGGGCGCCCTTCCTGTGCCACCTGACGTTcacggcgggcggcgcggcgcacgGCGACCTGGTGCAGCTCGCCTTCGACAAGTTCCAGGTGGGGCGCTACGAGCCGGGCGCGCTGGACGGCTGCCCCGACGGCTACATGCAGCTGTCGGAGCTGGGCCGGCCCTTCACGGGCGGCTCGTGGTGCGGCGAGGCGGACGGCGCCGCGCTCTACTACAGCGAGACGGCGACCGTCACCGTCTCCGTCAAGCTGTTCCGCATGCGACTCGGCGAGCCGTTCGGCTTCAAGCTGCGCTACAAGTTCCTCGCGCAGCGCGACGCCGTGGTGAGGTTCGGCGCGATGGAGGCGCCGCTGGAGCGCGGCGCGGTGTCGCCCGGCACCTACTGCACGCGCACCTACGAGGAGTGCCACCGCAAGCCGTGTCGCCTGCAGAGCCCCAACTACCCGGGAATGTATCCCCG GAACGTGACATGCTATTGGAGTCTGCGTCAGAAAGACATCCCTACGTGCAAGCACGCGATGATCTCGGTGCGCCAGGAGTACTCACACAAGATGCAGATCAAACGTTCGATATCCATGGCCAG CTTAAACAAGACGGGGCGCGTGGTGCGCGCGTGGCGCGAGTGCACGGGCGAGCGCGACCGGCTGATCTTCTACGACGGCGCGTCCACGGACGACCCGGTGCTGGTGGAGTACTGCGGCGGCGACTGGCTGCCGCGAGTCACGTCGCGCGGGCCCGAGATGCTCGTCGCCTTCCACTCGTCACCCTTCAGCGCACCGCTGCGCCCCCCCGCCCCGCCCGCACCGCTGCGAGGCTTCGAGCTGGACGTCGACGTCGTATTTGCTGACTCCGATTCGCTCGACTACGCCAG GGAGGCGCGGCGGTGTGAGTTTCACGTGAAGGCATCCTCGTCAGAGGAGGAGACGAACTCGACGACGACGGCCGGAGGTCGCGGGAGACGCGGCCGCCTGCGGGCGCCCGCTCACACGCTCCCGCCCAACACCACCTGCACCTGGACCTTCCACGGCCGACCAG GCGACCTCGTGTGGATATACTTTTCGAGCTTCACTCAGTACTCGCTCGTGGAGCCGCGGAGGGTGGAGAGCGCCGAGCGCGACGAGGACAACGGCGTGACGCCGCGCGTGGCGCTCGCCGCGCAGTACTCCGGCGAGGCGCGGCCGCGGCCGTCTAGCGGCGCCTGCGCCGTGGAGCTGCGCATCTGGGACGGCGGCGGGGCGGACGAGGCGGGCGCGCGCCCGCTGGGCCGCTACTGCGACACGGCGCCGGCGCTGTGTGCCCGCGCCGCGCTCGCCAACGCCACGCGCTCGCCGCGGCCCTGCGCGCCGCCCGACGGCTACGTGTCGGCGGCGCCCCTGCTATCCTTGGCCGCCACTTCGCTGCCCGGCACCGCCACGCATCCGCTAGAGTTCGCGTTGCATTACGAGTTCGTGGACGCGCGACTGGAAGGCTCGGCGATGCCGCCGGACGTGCGGCGCGCGCCCGCCGTACCGGCGGAGTGCGCTCGAGTTTTGACGTCGCCGGGTCCGTTCGCGTCTCCGCGGAACGCCTTGTGGTTCGGTCGCGGCGGGGCGAGACGTCTGCGTTGCGTGTACCGGTTGCAGACGGAGGGCGGGCGGGTCGTGCTCGACTTGCAGTCGGCGACTTTCGGCAAGGAGCCGCGCTGTACGACGCGCACGGACCCCATCACGGGCCGGCCCGTGTGCGCTCCAGAGCCGCTGGAGCCGCGCCCCGACGAGCCCGACGTCGCCGACGAGTCTCTGGCCGACTTCGACGGCGACGACGACGCTCCCCTACGAGTGCCCCACCTTCGTATATATGAATCTCCGTGGCCCGGGTACAGA GTACCGGTGGCGTGCATCTGCGACAACAGCACGGCGCCGCTGCGCCTGGAGTCCGGCGGGCCGGCGCTGGAGCTGGAGCTGGTGTCGCGCTCGCTGCTGGCGGGCGAGGATCACCGCCACGTGCAGTTCCGCGGCGTGTGGACGCGCGCCCCCGGACCCGCCCCGCCCTGCGCGAAAACACGTCGACTGCCGCCGCCCGGAACGAGATTACATTTGAGTTATCCATACAG TAACGACAGATTGTCGGAGTGCGGCGAGGCGCCGTTCCTGCTGGAGGCGCGCGGCAATCGCTCGGTGTTTCTACGAGTGTGGGGCGAGGAGCTCCCTCTGCCGACCGCGGCGGGCGCGGGAGACGCGCCGCCCTGCGCCACCACCAACCGCGTGCTCGTGTACGAGGCGCACTCGTCGCGCCTCGTGCGGGTCATCTGTcccggcgccggcgccggcaCGCGCACCGTGCACGTGTTCACGGACGAGTGGTgggggcgcggcgcgcggcccGGCGCCCTGCTGGTGGCGTGGGCGGCGCGGGAGCCGGGCGCCGCGCGTCTCGCCTGGATGGAGCTGTGGCGCGCcgggcccgcgccgcgccccctGGCGCCGGGCGAGGCGTGGCCCAATGCCACGGCGGCGTGCCTGCACCCGtgcgcggcgctggcggcgtGCATGGCGCCGGCGCTGTGGTGCGACGGCGAGGCGGACTGCCCCGGCGGCGGCGACGAGGCGGgcgcgtgcggcgcgggcgcgcggCTTCTGGCGGCGCTGACGGCGCCGGGTGGCgtcggcgcggcggcggcggcggcggcgggcgcagCGGCGCTGGCGCTGCTGGTGGTGGCGgcgctgcggcggcggcggcgggcgccggCCGACAAGCAGCTGCTGGGCGCGCTGGCGGCGGGGCGGCGCCTCACGGAGGAGCTGCTGTACGACGCGTCGCGCGCCTCGTCGGCCGCGTCGTCCTGA